In Acropora muricata isolate sample 2 chromosome 11, ASM3666990v1, whole genome shotgun sequence, one DNA window encodes the following:
- the LOC136889018 gene encoding prolyl hydroxylase EGLN3-like isoform X4 yields MYAKVLFQRNNMGKTRNVYPGLKLNLLGREVDYRRDYLMQLFLRSRLGNDGLLRMSSINRTENTMRCDLCNERAFITCTRCKIARYCCPDHRKEDWKFHQRRCQGRTEQQSSGQESYPNGSRVNGEIVSTDSFQNSVSEQAIRVVATLRKQGYCYIDDFHGETTAKNILNEVKNLHQRQKFTDGELVSSNGNGSTLNKKIRDDKIAWVDGREKHCETISYHMNVVNSLIRKCNEFVEEYEIEHRTKQAMVACYPGQGTGYKRHVDNPSQDGRCITTLYYLNPEWTEEARGVLKLYPGGGEKAVRILPILDRLLLFWSDRRNPHEVEPSHDIRYAITLWYFDKNERALFKEKQEALRMKELNMKMNPKVNGLQDGNRKDESRKAE; encoded by the exons ATGTATGCCAAAGTACTATTTCAACGAAACAACATGGGAAAGACAAGAAACGTTTATCCAGGCTTAAAGTTAAATCTGCTTGGAAGGGAAGTTGATTATCGAAGAGATTATCTTATGCAGCTTTTTCTCCGTTCAAGGCTAGGAAATg ACGGTTTGCTTCGCATGTCGAGCATAAATCGTACGGAAAACACTATGCGCTGCGATCTCTGCAATGAGAGAGCCTTTATCACATGTACGCGTTGTAAGATAGCGAGATATTGTTGTCCAGATCATCGAAAGGAAGATTGGAAATTTCACCAGAGAAGATGTCAAGGGCGGACTGAACAGCAATCTTCGGGTCAAGAAAGTTACCCTAATGGTTCTCGAGTAAATGGCGAGATTGTGAGTACGGACTCGTTTCAAAATAGCGTTTCAGAGCAAGCAATTCGTGTTGTTGCTACACTTAGAAAACAAGGTTATTGTTATATCGATGACTTTCACGGTGAAACCACTGCCAAGAACATtctaaacgaggtcaaaaacttaCATCAAAGACAAAAGTTTACGGACGGCGAGTTGGTGTCTTCAAATGGCAACGGTAGTACACTGAACAAGAAAATTCGGGACGATAAGATAGCGTGGGTAGATGGAAGAGAAAAACATTGTGAAACAATTTCGTATCACATGAACGTGGTTAATTCATTGATAAGGAAATGCAACGAATTTGTTGAAGAATATGAAATTGAACATAGAACGAAG CAGGCCATGGTTGCTTGCTACCCAGGTCAAGGAACTGGGTACAAGAGGCACGTAGATAACCCAAGTCAAGATGGTCGCTGTATAACAACATTGTATTACCTCAACCCAGAATGGACGGAGGAGGCAA GAGGCGTATTAAAACTATATCCAGGGGGTGGGGAGAAAGCTGTTCGTATTTTACCCATTCTGGACAGACTCTTACTTTTTTGGTCAGATCGTAGAAATCCTCATGAAGTTGAACCATCCCATGATATCAG ATATGCCATTACGCTGTGGTATTTTGACAAGAATGAAAGGGCCTTGTTTAAAG AAAAGCAAGAGGCCTTAAGGATGAAAGAACTGAACATGAAAATGAATCCCAAG GTGAATGGTCTCCAAGATGGAAATCGAAAAGACGAGAGCAGAAAGGCAGAATAG
- the LOC136889018 gene encoding prolyl hydroxylase EGLN3-like isoform X5, translating into MSSINRTENTMRCDLCNERAFITCTRCKIARYCCPDHRKEDWKFHQRRCQGRTEQQSSGQESYPNGSRVNGEIVSTDSFQNSVSEQAIRVVATLRKQGYCYIDDFHGETTAKNILNEVKNLHQRQKFTDGELVSSNGNGSTLNKKIRDDKIAWVDGREKHCETISYHMNVVNSLIRKCNEFVEEYEIEHRTKQAMVACYPGQGTGYKRHVDNPSQDGRCITTLYYLNPEWTEEARGVLKLYPGGGEKAVRILPILDRLLLFWSDRRNPHEVEPSHDIRYAITLWYFDKNERALFKEKQEALRMKELNMKMNPKVNGLQDGNRKDESRKAE; encoded by the exons ATGTCGAGCATAAATCGTACGGAAAACACTATGCGCTGCGATCTCTGCAATGAGAGAGCCTTTATCACATGTACGCGTTGTAAGATAGCGAGATATTGTTGTCCAGATCATCGAAAGGAAGATTGGAAATTTCACCAGAGAAGATGTCAAGGGCGGACTGAACAGCAATCTTCGGGTCAAGAAAGTTACCCTAATGGTTCTCGAGTAAATGGCGAGATTGTGAGTACGGACTCGTTTCAAAATAGCGTTTCAGAGCAAGCAATTCGTGTTGTTGCTACACTTAGAAAACAAGGTTATTGTTATATCGATGACTTTCACGGTGAAACCACTGCCAAGAACATtctaaacgaggtcaaaaacttaCATCAAAGACAAAAGTTTACGGACGGCGAGTTGGTGTCTTCAAATGGCAACGGTAGTACACTGAACAAGAAAATTCGGGACGATAAGATAGCGTGGGTAGATGGAAGAGAAAAACATTGTGAAACAATTTCGTATCACATGAACGTGGTTAATTCATTGATAAGGAAATGCAACGAATTTGTTGAAGAATATGAAATTGAACATAGAACGAAG CAGGCCATGGTTGCTTGCTACCCAGGTCAAGGAACTGGGTACAAGAGGCACGTAGATAACCCAAGTCAAGATGGTCGCTGTATAACAACATTGTATTACCTCAACCCAGAATGGACGGAGGAGGCAA GAGGCGTATTAAAACTATATCCAGGGGGTGGGGAGAAAGCTGTTCGTATTTTACCCATTCTGGACAGACTCTTACTTTTTTGGTCAGATCGTAGAAATCCTCATGAAGTTGAACCATCCCATGATATCAG ATATGCCATTACGCTGTGGTATTTTGACAAGAATGAAAGGGCCTTGTTTAAAG AAAAGCAAGAGGCCTTAAGGATGAAAGAACTGAACATGAAAATGAATCCCAAG GTGAATGGTCTCCAAGATGGAAATCGAAAAGACGAGAGCAGAAAGGCAGAATAG
- the LOC136889018 gene encoding prolyl hydroxylase EGLN3-like isoform X7, with the protein MSSINRTENTMRCDLCNERAFITCTRCKIARYCCPDHRKEDWKFHQRRCQGRTEQQSSGQESYPNGSRVNGEIVSTDSFQNSVSEQAIRVVATLRKQGYCYIDDFHGETTAKNILNEVKNLHQRQKFTDGELVSSNGNGSTLNKKIRDDKIAWVDGREKHCETISYHMNVVNSLIRKCNEFVEEYEIEHRTKQAMVACYPGQGTGYKRHVDNPSQDGRCITTLYYLNPEWTEEKGGVLKLYPGGGEKAVRILPILDRLLLFWSDRRNPHEVEPSHDIRYAITLWYFDKNERALFKEKQEALRMKELNMKMNPKVNGLQDGNRKDESRKAE; encoded by the exons ATGTCGAGCATAAATCGTACGGAAAACACTATGCGCTGCGATCTCTGCAATGAGAGAGCCTTTATCACATGTACGCGTTGTAAGATAGCGAGATATTGTTGTCCAGATCATCGAAAGGAAGATTGGAAATTTCACCAGAGAAGATGTCAAGGGCGGACTGAACAGCAATCTTCGGGTCAAGAAAGTTACCCTAATGGTTCTCGAGTAAATGGCGAGATTGTGAGTACGGACTCGTTTCAAAATAGCGTTTCAGAGCAAGCAATTCGTGTTGTTGCTACACTTAGAAAACAAGGTTATTGTTATATCGATGACTTTCACGGTGAAACCACTGCCAAGAACATtctaaacgaggtcaaaaacttaCATCAAAGACAAAAGTTTACGGACGGCGAGTTGGTGTCTTCAAATGGCAACGGTAGTACACTGAACAAGAAAATTCGGGACGATAAGATAGCGTGGGTAGATGGAAGAGAAAAACATTGTGAAACAATTTCGTATCACATGAACGTGGTTAATTCATTGATAAGGAAATGCAACGAATTTGTTGAAGAATATGAAATTGAACATAGAACGAAG CAGGCCATGGTTGCTTGCTACCCAGGTCAAGGAACTGGGTACAAGAGGCACGTAGATAACCCAAGTCAAGATGGTCGCTGTATAACAACATTGTATTACCTCAACCCAGAATGGACGGAGGAG AAAGGAGGCGTATTAAAACTATATCCAGGGGGTGGGGAGAAAGCTGTTCGTATTTTACCCATTCTGGACAGACTCTTACTTTTTTGGTCAGATCGTAGAAATCCTCATGAAGTTGAACCATCCCATGATATCAG ATATGCCATTACGCTGTGGTATTTTGACAAGAATGAAAGGGCCTTGTTTAAAG AAAAGCAAGAGGCCTTAAGGATGAAAGAACTGAACATGAAAATGAATCCCAAG GTGAATGGTCTCCAAGATGGAAATCGAAAAGACGAGAGCAGAAAGGCAGAATAG
- the LOC136889018 gene encoding prolyl hydroxylase EGLN3-like isoform X8, which produces MSSINRTENTMRCDLCNERAFITCTRCKIARYCCPDHRKEDWKFHQRRCQGRTEQQSSGQESYPNGSRVNGEIVSTDSFQNSVSEQAIRVVATLRKQGYCYIDDFHGETTAKNILNEVKNLHQRQKFTDGELVSSNGNGSTLNKKIRDDKIAWVDGREKHCETISYHMNVVNSLIRKCNEFVEEYEIEHRTKAMVACYPGQGTGYKRHVDNPSQDGRCITTLYYLNPEWTEEKGGVLKLYPGGGEKAVRILPILDRLLLFWSDRRNPHEVEPSHDIRYAITLWYFDKNERALFKEKQEALRMKELNMKMNPKVNGLQDGNRKDESRKAE; this is translated from the exons ATGTCGAGCATAAATCGTACGGAAAACACTATGCGCTGCGATCTCTGCAATGAGAGAGCCTTTATCACATGTACGCGTTGTAAGATAGCGAGATATTGTTGTCCAGATCATCGAAAGGAAGATTGGAAATTTCACCAGAGAAGATGTCAAGGGCGGACTGAACAGCAATCTTCGGGTCAAGAAAGTTACCCTAATGGTTCTCGAGTAAATGGCGAGATTGTGAGTACGGACTCGTTTCAAAATAGCGTTTCAGAGCAAGCAATTCGTGTTGTTGCTACACTTAGAAAACAAGGTTATTGTTATATCGATGACTTTCACGGTGAAACCACTGCCAAGAACATtctaaacgaggtcaaaaacttaCATCAAAGACAAAAGTTTACGGACGGCGAGTTGGTGTCTTCAAATGGCAACGGTAGTACACTGAACAAGAAAATTCGGGACGATAAGATAGCGTGGGTAGATGGAAGAGAAAAACATTGTGAAACAATTTCGTATCACATGAACGTGGTTAATTCATTGATAAGGAAATGCAACGAATTTGTTGAAGAATATGAAATTGAACATAGAACGAAG GCCATGGTTGCTTGCTACCCAGGTCAAGGAACTGGGTACAAGAGGCACGTAGATAACCCAAGTCAAGATGGTCGCTGTATAACAACATTGTATTACCTCAACCCAGAATGGACGGAGGAG AAAGGAGGCGTATTAAAACTATATCCAGGGGGTGGGGAGAAAGCTGTTCGTATTTTACCCATTCTGGACAGACTCTTACTTTTTTGGTCAGATCGTAGAAATCCTCATGAAGTTGAACCATCCCATGATATCAG ATATGCCATTACGCTGTGGTATTTTGACAAGAATGAAAGGGCCTTGTTTAAAG AAAAGCAAGAGGCCTTAAGGATGAAAGAACTGAACATGAAAATGAATCCCAAG GTGAATGGTCTCCAAGATGGAAATCGAAAAGACGAGAGCAGAAAGGCAGAATAG
- the LOC136889018 gene encoding prolyl hydroxylase EGLN3-like isoform X6 has product MSSINRTENTMRCDLCNERAFITCTRCKIARYCCPDHRKEDWKFHQRRCQGRTEQQSSGQESYPNGSRVNGEIVSTDSFQNSVSEQAIRVVATLRKQGYCYIDDFHGETTAKNILNEVKNLHQRQKFTDGELVSSNGNGSTLNKKIRDDKIAWVDGREKHCETISYHMNVVNSLIRKCNEFVEEYEIEHRTKAMVACYPGQGTGYKRHVDNPSQDGRCITTLYYLNPEWTEEARGVLKLYPGGGEKAVRILPILDRLLLFWSDRRNPHEVEPSHDIRYAITLWYFDKNERALFKEKQEALRMKELNMKMNPKVNGLQDGNRKDESRKAE; this is encoded by the exons ATGTCGAGCATAAATCGTACGGAAAACACTATGCGCTGCGATCTCTGCAATGAGAGAGCCTTTATCACATGTACGCGTTGTAAGATAGCGAGATATTGTTGTCCAGATCATCGAAAGGAAGATTGGAAATTTCACCAGAGAAGATGTCAAGGGCGGACTGAACAGCAATCTTCGGGTCAAGAAAGTTACCCTAATGGTTCTCGAGTAAATGGCGAGATTGTGAGTACGGACTCGTTTCAAAATAGCGTTTCAGAGCAAGCAATTCGTGTTGTTGCTACACTTAGAAAACAAGGTTATTGTTATATCGATGACTTTCACGGTGAAACCACTGCCAAGAACATtctaaacgaggtcaaaaacttaCATCAAAGACAAAAGTTTACGGACGGCGAGTTGGTGTCTTCAAATGGCAACGGTAGTACACTGAACAAGAAAATTCGGGACGATAAGATAGCGTGGGTAGATGGAAGAGAAAAACATTGTGAAACAATTTCGTATCACATGAACGTGGTTAATTCATTGATAAGGAAATGCAACGAATTTGTTGAAGAATATGAAATTGAACATAGAACGAAG GCCATGGTTGCTTGCTACCCAGGTCAAGGAACTGGGTACAAGAGGCACGTAGATAACCCAAGTCAAGATGGTCGCTGTATAACAACATTGTATTACCTCAACCCAGAATGGACGGAGGAGGCAA GAGGCGTATTAAAACTATATCCAGGGGGTGGGGAGAAAGCTGTTCGTATTTTACCCATTCTGGACAGACTCTTACTTTTTTGGTCAGATCGTAGAAATCCTCATGAAGTTGAACCATCCCATGATATCAG ATATGCCATTACGCTGTGGTATTTTGACAAGAATGAAAGGGCCTTGTTTAAAG AAAAGCAAGAGGCCTTAAGGATGAAAGAACTGAACATGAAAATGAATCCCAAG GTGAATGGTCTCCAAGATGGAAATCGAAAAGACGAGAGCAGAAAGGCAGAATAG
- the LOC136889542 gene encoding piggyBac transposable element-derived protein 4-like: protein MAARPRERRMNVEEALAEIFADRDSDVSDFSDSEFEANVSEESEEEEEENEGEEDESGEANIEDDELQNARGPVRANRGVRGGRVRGRGRAIRARITREEQERLLEAKWTSVDQDPQTPQFTATPGIQVPLPVEPSAGDFMKLFLTDELFDLLVTQTNLYASQYKRTNPNLPRHSQANYWFDTSRNEMKQFLALTLLMGIVKKPELSDYWSTNALLKGSVFNSVMPRNRYQSILRFLHFADNSQFDPNDPDRDRLYKVSPLVDHLVSKFKSTYIPEKEISVDEELLLWKGRLVFKQYIPLKRARFGIKMFSLYENSGYLWNSYVYLGKEPDRHATDRQLVNRLGSSGAVIPRLMENLLDKGYHVYVDNWYTSEALLSYLSEHDTAACGTARKNRLKLPATFTTPNLPKGEHRFRRHENMLAVRFNDKKEIYFLSTIHRANVINTRKRDRHGNVVRKLQLVDDYNKYMGGVDRNDEMISTYSCMRKSMKWTKKVAFHFIEEGLLNAHILYAKEGGRKPLLRFKLECINVLLAASATEPSAPTASDRFSGRHFPELIPPTQSKQNPQKRCVVRNQQQKEKRKPIPMWRLCTQARTLSSTLLQNLPH, encoded by the coding sequence atggcggctcgACCACGCGAACGAAGAATGAACGTAGAAGAAGCTCTTGCTGAAATTTTTGCCGATCGAGACTCTGATGTCAGTGATTTCAGTGACAGTGAATTTGAGGCGAATGTTTCTGAAGAGTCtgaagaggaggaggaagaaaaCGAAGGCGAAGAAGACGAAAGTGGAGAAGCCAATATCGAAGATGatgaacttcaaaatgctcGTGGACCTGTACGAGCCAACCGTGGGGTAAGAGGAGGACGTGTGAGAGGGCGAGGAAGAGCAATTCGTGCCAGGATTACGAGGGAAGAGCAAGAACGCCTGTTGGAAGCAAAGTGGACATCAGTCGATCAAGATCCACAGACTCCACAGTTCACAGCTACACCAGGAATCCAGGTTCCGTTGCCTGTGGAACCCAGTGCAGGTGACTTTATGAAACTCTTTTTGACTGATGAATTGTTTGACTTATTGGTCACACAAACAAACTTGTATGCGTCACAATACAAGAGAACTAATCCAAATTTGCCTAGGCATTCTCAGGCAAATTATTGGTTTGATACAAGTAGGAATGAGATGAAGCAATTCCTTGCCCTCACCCTACTGATGGGGATTGTGAAGAAACCAGAGTTGTCTGATTACTGGAGCACCAATGCCTTACTAAAGGGTTCAGTTTTCAATAGCGTTATGCCCCGTAACCGCTACCAAAGTATATTACGGTTTCTACATTTTGCTGACAACTCTCAGTTTGACCCGAATGACCCAGACCGTGACAGGCTTTACAAAGTTAGTCCACTTGTTGATCACCTTGTCTCCAAGTTCAAGTCCACCTACATCCCAGAGAAGGAAATATCAGTGGATGAGGAGTTGCTTCTGTGGAAAGGGAGACTTGTGTTCAAACAGTACATCCCCCTCAAGCGGGCAAGGTTTGGAATAAAAATGTTCAGTCTTTATGAGAATTCAGGGTACCTTTGGAATTCTTATGTTTACCTTGGCAAGGAACCCGATAGGCATGCGACTGATCGACAACTGGTCAACAGATTGGGTTCTAGTGGTGCCGTCATCCCCAGACTGATGGAAAATCTGCTGGACAAGGGGTATCATGTTTATGTTGATAACTGGTATACCAGTGAAGCCCTCCTTTCTTACCTGTCTGAACATGACACAGCTGCTTGTGGCACTGCCAGAAAAAACCGGCTAAAGCTTCCAGCTACATTTACAACCCCTAACCTTCCAAAAGGTGAACACAGGTTCCGAAGACATGAGAACATGTTGGCTGTTCGTTTCAACGACAAAAAGGAAATCTATTTCCTTTCAACAATCCATAGGGCAAATGTCATCAATACCAGAAAGCGTGACAGACATGGCAATGTGGTCAGAAAGCTCCAGCTTGTAGATGACTACAACAAGTACATGGGGGGTGTTGACAGGAATGACGAGATGATTAGCACCTACTCCTGCATGCGAAAAAGTATGAAGTGGACCAAAAAAGTGGCTTTCCATTTCATTGAAGAAGGGCTCTTGAATGCTCACATTCTATATGCAAAGGAAGGAGGCAGAAAGCCACTATTGAGATTCAAGCTTGAATGCATCAATGTTTTACTTGCCGCATCTGCTACTGAGCCCTCTGCCCCTACAGCTTCTGATCGTTTCTCTGGTCGCCACTTTCCAGAGCTCATCCCCCCAACACAGAGCAAGCAGAATCCACAGAAGAGATGTGTTGTGAGAAACCagcaacaaaaagagaaaagaaagccGATACCAATGTGGAGATTGTGCACACAAGCCAGGACTTTGTCCAGCACCTTGCTTCAAAACTTACCACACTGA